The Mycolicibacterium aichiense region GAACCCGCTGTAGGACTCGAGTTCGGAAAGCCACCGCGGCACTTGACGTTCCAGGAATCCGTCCGGCTTCCCGAAGTCGGCCAGGCCGACCTTGACGTGGTCGACGGCGCCGAGCTTGGCGGCCGCCTCGGCCATCGACAGTCCCATCCCGTGCCGGATGCCGGCGTCACCGGCGTGCAGCGGCGGCAGCATCGAACCGGCGTTGAAGCCGTCGACGGGCTCCATCAGATAGAAGACCGCGTCGCCGAGCACGGTGGTGTCGTCGCACACCGCGATCAGTCGCGGATGGGGGACATCGGTACCGGCCAGCGCGTGCAGCACCCGTGTCTCGCGCAGGATCACCTTGTTGCTGACCGGGCGGAGGTGGCGGGGGCCCCGGCGGAAGACGTACTCGCGACCAGAACGGGTGAAACGGAGCATCACGTTCTGGGTGCCACCGGTGATTTCGGAGACGTTTTCGAGCGGGCCGTCACCCAGGCCCCGCTCCGACATCCATGCGCTGACCGCGCTCAGCTCATCCACCCAGGTGAACCTACCGTACGGTTGGTTGAGCCAATCCCTTCGGCCAGGGCAACCTGCTGTCGATGGTGCGGAACACGCTCCAGCCGATCACCGTGCCCAGCGCGATGGACAGAATCGCCGCTCCGGTCACGCCCAGGCTGGCGACGCCGATGTTGCCGCCGGTGGCGGCCTGACTCACCGACTCGAAGCTCAGCGCACCGGGCACCAGCGCCCAGAACGCCGCGAGCATCATCACGATCGCCGGGGGTGAGGTCTTGATCCGGGATGCCAGCATCGCGAACGGCACCGTCAGGAAGGCGCCGATGAAGCCGGAATAGGCTGCCGCCACGAACTTTCCGGCGATCGCCTGCCCGACAAGCGCGACGGCGATCGCGGCCATCAACCAGATCAGCGAGCCCTTGGGCGCGGACAGATAGACGTACAGTCCGAACCCCACCACGATGATCGCCACGTACAGCGCCCACGGCCCCATCTGCGTCGACGGCGTCTGCGGAAGCACCTCCCCGGCGACGTGCACACCCAACGCCACGCCGAACACCAGAAGCGCCAGCTGAGCGATGCCGTAGACCAGCCGACTGGTGCCGCCGATCAGCTGATTACTGGCCAACTCCATTGCGCCGATCGTCAGCGACATGCCGGGCAACATTGCCACCAGCGCCGGTGCGATCACCCGCAGCAGACCGTCATTCGCGGTATCGGCCACGAACCACGTCGCCAGCATTGTCACGATCATCGCGGCCAGCGTGGGCAGAACCGGGCTTAGCGACGGGAACGGGCGCCCGAGCAGGGCGATCGCGCCGACCACAAGACCGAGGAACACGTAACCCGGCAGCGAGGCCCAGGTCGGATTGATGACCATGCCGAAACCGACTGTGGTGACGGCATATCCGAGGGTCGTGGCGATCGGTCCGAATCGCGGGCGCAGGGCGCGCGCCCGCTTGGTCGACTCGACCGCGTCGGCCGGTGTGATCGCCCCGACGGACGCCAGACTGGCGATGTCGTCGATGCGGCCTGCCATGTTCAGCTGCACCGAGTAAGTCGTGGAGGTGTCCACCTCGTAGGCGACGGTGCCCACCTGGATCATCAGCACGGTGGGGAGTACGACGATGCGCACCGGAGCGGTGGTGTACTGCGCGGCGATTTCCAGCAGGCGGGCGTACACCAGCTGAGTCGGCTGCTCGACTTCGAGCAGGGCGATGCCGATCTCCCGCAGCATCGCCGCCACTTCCACCTGGTCGTGTGAGTCCGGTGGGCCCAGCGGCTCCGGGGGAATCTTGCGGATCGCGTCGAAGATCCGTGTGCGCCGCGCCCGTCGCTTGTCGTCCATACCCGAATCCATACCCGCATCCTTACGAACGGCTGGCGTCAGGTCGTGGCTGGCTCCCCGGCAGGGTCCGGTGTGGCCTGCGGCCGGCGGTTCTTCTGCCACGGCCAGTAGCCGGTGATCTCCAGCTCCAGCGAGAAGCTCAGGAACGTCCGGATCACCACGATGCCGGCCAGTACCGCCACACTGCGGGCGTCCGGTGTCACCGCGACGGTCCGGATGATGTCGGCGGCGACCAGAAGTTCCAGGCCCAGCAGGATCGATCGGCCGAGCTGCTGGCGGAACGCCCGGTAGGCGTCCCCGGTCCGCAACCGGCGCAGTACCCCTGCGGCCGAGAGCAGCGCGCCGACCGCGATCACGGCGACCCCGGTCGCGTCGATCGCCTTGCCCACCGTCTCGATGACCTCGAAAAAGTTCACCGCCAAATTATCTGGCGGGCATCACCATCGTCGCTGTAGCCGCGCCGTCCCGTTCGGTCGCGCGAATTGACACCTGTGTGCCGGCCTGCAGCGGCTGCGGCGGTTTGCGAGTGTCGGTGTTCAGCACATAGGTCTGGCTGAAGCCGTCCTGGCTGCGCACCGTCACCGAGCTGTCGGACGCGGCGGTGACGTCGCCGGTCTGGGTCAGTTCGGTGCTGAATCCGCCTTTGCCGTCGGATACGACGCTCTCGCCGTGCAGCGACCGCTGCGACCCGCCGGGTCCGCCGGGTCCGCCGCCACCCCATCCGGGTGGGCCGCCCGCGTGCTCGTCACCGTTGCCGGCGGCGGCGTAGACCACCACGCCACCGACCGCGGCAAGTGCGGCGGCGATCCCGACGGCGGCCGCCGTCGTGCGGGTTGACCAGGTCTTGGGGTGCTCCGCGGGCGCACCCCACACAGGCTGCTGTTCGACACTCATGCCACCACGGTGGGCAGCCGAGCTGTGTGTCCGCTGTGCGCGCGATCAGCCCGGTCTGTGCATCGTGTTTCACAGCGGGGGCATAGGAACGGCATAGGAACCACTCATCGCCGCTCGCATACTGGAGTACATGACCTCTTCATCGGCGGAACGTGTCGTTATGCGCCGAGCCGACGGAAACCCGATCACGGTGCTGGTCGTGGACGACGAGACAGTGCTGGCCGAGATGGTGTCGATGGCGCTGCGCTACGAGGGCTGGACCATCGCCACCGCCGCCGACGGCGCGTCGGCGATCACCGCGGCCCGCAGCGCGCGGCCGGACGCCGTGGTGCTCGACATCATGTTGCCCGACATGAGCGGCCTGGATGTACTGCGCAAGCTGCGCGAACAGAACCCCCAACTGCCGGTGCTGCTGTTGACCGCCAAAGACGCGTTGGAGGATCGCATCGCCGGGCTGACGGCGGGCGGCGACGACTACGTCACCAAGCCGTTCTCCATCGAAGAGGTCGTGTTGCGGCTGCGGGCCCTGTTGCGTCGTACCGGTGTGACCACCGAGGACAGCGGTGCCCAGATCGTCGTCGGTGATCTGGTGCTCGACGAGGACAGCCACGAGGTGACTCGCGGCGGTGAACCGGTCTCACTGACGTCCACCGAGTTCGAACTGCTTCGCTTCCTGATGCGCAACCCCAAGCGGGTGTTGTCGAAAGCCCAGATCCTGGACCGGGTTTGGAGCTATGACTTCGGCGGTCGGTCCAACATTGTCGAGCTGTACATCTCATACCTGCGCAAGAAGATCGACAGCGGCCGCGACCCGATGATCCACACGTTGCGCGGCGCGGGCTATGTTCTCAAACCTGCGAGCTAACACCCGGTCGCTCAGCGCGCGGCTGCTGATCGGTCAGCTGTGTCTGCTGCTGGTCGTCTGCCTCGGTATCGGCGCGGTGACAATCCTTGCGCTGCACCAGTATCTGATCGGCGAGGTCGACAATCAGCTGCGCGAGACCGCCCACCGGTCGGCCATCATCTACGGCGAACCCCTACCACCACCGCTGCCGCCGGCATTGCGCGACAACCGGCCACCGTGGCCGCGGCCCGGGCCCGGGCCGCAGTTCCTGGACGCTCCGGGACAACCGATCGGGATGGTCGCGGCTGTGATCACCAACGGCACCGCCAGCGACGCCGGGCTACTCGGTCCGGGCGGCGTGCGCGCGCAGGTACCGTCTGGCGCGACAGCCGAACTCACCCGCAACGCTGACCAACGCCGCCCGGTGACGCGCAATCTGGACAGCCTCGGTGACTACCGGGTGATGTCGGTTCGCAGCAGGCTGACCGGTGAGACGCTGGTGATCGGGCTGAGCCTGGGCAATCTCAACGCGACGCTGTTGCAGGTGGCCCTGACCTTCGCGGTGGTGACGTTGGCGGCGCTGGCCGTGGCGACGACCGTCGGCATCGTGATCAACCGTCGTGCACTGGCGCCGCTCACCCGGGTGGTGGCCACCGCGGGCGAGGTGGCGAACCTGCCGTTGGACCGTGGCGAGGTGGAACTGCCCGTGCGGGTCTCGGACACCGATGCCAATCCCTACACGGAGGTGGGCCGGCTGGGGCTGGCGCTGAATCGGATGCTCGACCACATCTCGACCGCGCTGTCGACGCGGCAGGCCAGCGAAAGCCGCGTGCGTCAGTTCGTCGCGGACGCCAGCCATGAGCTACGCACCCCCCTGGCCGCCATCCGGGGTTATACCGAACTGGCACAACGCAAACGGGATCAGGTGCCCGACGACGTGGCACACGCGATGGGCCGGGTGGAGTCCGAAGCCGAACGCATGACCCACCTCGTCGAGGACCTGCTGCTCCTGGCGCGGCTGGACTCCGGGCGCCCGCTGGAACGCGAGCCGGTCGACCTGTCCCGGCTGTCGGCCGACGTCGCCAGCGACGCCCACATCGCCGGACCCGACCACGAGTGGAACCTCGACGTGCCGTCGGATCCGCTGTATGTCATCGGCGACGACGCCCGACTGCACCAGGTGGTGGCCAACCTGCTGGCCAACGCCCGCACGCACACCCCACCCGGGACGACGGTCACGTTGTCGCTGCACGCGGAGCCCGACGCCGCGGTGCTGCGGGTGGTCGACGACGGGCCGGGCATCCCGGCGGAGCTGCAGTCCGAGGTGTTCGAGCGATTCGCGCGCGGGGATACGTCGAGATCCCGCAAGGGTGGGTCCACCGGACTCGGCCTGGCGATCGCGTCGGCTGTGGTGCGGGCTCACGGCGGCGTGATCGAGCTGTCCAGCGTGCCGGGCCTGACCGAATTCACGGTACGGTTGCCCCGGTCGGCCCAATCATGATCCGCAGCAAGCACTATGGTGCTCTCGCGGTGCTGCTGGCCGTCACAGCTGTGCTGTACATGTGGAACCTGGGAGCCAGTGGCTGGGCGAATCCGTTCTATTCGGCGGCAGCGCAGGCCGGTGCGCAGAACTGGACGGCCTGGCTGTTCGGGTCGAGCGACGCGGGCAATGCGATCACCGTCGACAAGACGCCCGCCGCGTTGTGGGTGACCGGTTTATCGGCGCGTGTGTTCGGGGTCAATCCCTGGAGCATCCTGGTGCCGCAGGCATTGTTCGGCGTCGCGGCCGTCGCGGTGCTGTACGCCGCGGTACGCCGAGTCAGCGGACCGTGGGCGGGACTCTTCGCCGGTGCGGTGTTGGCGCTCACCCCGGCCGCGGCGCTGATGTTCCGGTTCAACAATCCCGATGCGCTGCTGGTCCTTTCGCTGGTGGTGGCCGCTTATGCCACGCTGCGCGCAGTGGACGACGGCGCCGCGTGGTGGTGGATGCCGCTGGCGGGAGTGGCGGTCGGCGTCGGCTTCCTGGC contains the following coding sequences:
- a CDS encoding DUF1622 domain-containing protein, translating into MNFFEVIETVGKAIDATGVAVIAVGALLSAAGVLRRLRTGDAYRAFRQQLGRSILLGLELLVAADIIRTVAVTPDARSVAVLAGIVVIRTFLSFSLELEITGYWPWQKNRRPQATPDPAGEPATT
- a CDS encoding sensor histidine kinase, whose amino-acid sequence is MFSNLRANTRSLSARLLIGQLCLLLVVCLGIGAVTILALHQYLIGEVDNQLRETAHRSAIIYGEPLPPPLPPALRDNRPPWPRPGPGPQFLDAPGQPIGMVAAVITNGTASDAGLLGPGGVRAQVPSGATAELTRNADQRRPVTRNLDSLGDYRVMSVRSRLTGETLVIGLSLGNLNATLLQVALTFAVVTLAALAVATTVGIVINRRALAPLTRVVATAGEVANLPLDRGEVELPVRVSDTDANPYTEVGRLGLALNRMLDHISTALSTRQASESRVRQFVADASHELRTPLAAIRGYTELAQRKRDQVPDDVAHAMGRVESEAERMTHLVEDLLLLARLDSGRPLEREPVDLSRLSADVASDAHIAGPDHEWNLDVPSDPLYVIGDDARLHQVVANLLANARTHTPPGTTVTLSLHAEPDAAVLRVVDDGPGIPAELQSEVFERFARGDTSRSRKGGSTGLGLAIASAVVRAHGGVIELSSVPGLTEFTVRLPRSAQS
- a CDS encoding response regulator transcription factor, whose product is MRRADGNPITVLVVDDETVLAEMVSMALRYEGWTIATAADGASAITAARSARPDAVVLDIMLPDMSGLDVLRKLREQNPQLPVLLLTAKDALEDRIAGLTAGGDDYVTKPFSIEEVVLRLRALLRRTGVTTEDSGAQIVVGDLVLDEDSHEVTRGGEPVSLTSTEFELLRFLMRNPKRVLSKAQILDRVWSYDFGGRSNIVELYISYLRKKIDSGRDPMIHTLRGAGYVLKPAS
- a CDS encoding threonine/serine ThrE exporter family protein encodes the protein MDSGMDDKRRARRTRIFDAIRKIPPEPLGPPDSHDQVEVAAMLREIGIALLEVEQPTQLVYARLLEIAAQYTTAPVRIVVLPTVLMIQVGTVAYEVDTSTTYSVQLNMAGRIDDIASLASVGAITPADAVESTKRARALRPRFGPIATTLGYAVTTVGFGMVINPTWASLPGYVFLGLVVGAIALLGRPFPSLSPVLPTLAAMIVTMLATWFVADTANDGLLRVIAPALVAMLPGMSLTIGAMELASNQLIGGTSRLVYGIAQLALLVFGVALGVHVAGEVLPQTPSTQMGPWALYVAIIVVGFGLYVYLSAPKGSLIWLMAAIAVALVGQAIAGKFVAAAYSGFIGAFLTVPFAMLASRIKTSPPAIVMMLAAFWALVPGALSFESVSQAATGGNIGVASLGVTGAAILSIALGTVIGWSVFRTIDSRLPWPKGLAQPTVR